The following coding sequences are from one Macaca nemestrina isolate mMacNem1 chromosome 1, mMacNem.hap1, whole genome shotgun sequence window:
- the LOC105496682 gene encoding actin-related protein T2, translating to MFNPHALDSPAVIFDNGSGLCKAGLSGEFGPRHIVSSIVGHLKFQAPSAGANQKKYFVGEEALYKLEALQLHSPIERGLITGWDDMERLWKHLFEWELGVKPSDQPLLATEPSLNPRENREKMAEVMFENFGVPAFYLSDQAVLALYASACVTGLVVDSGDGVTCTVPIFEGYSLPHAVTKLHVAGRDITELLTQLLLASGHTFSCELDKGLVDDIKKKLCYVALEPEKELSRRPEEVLREYKLPDGNIISLGDPLYQAPEALFTPQQLGCQSPGLSHMVSSSITKCDADIQKILFGEIVLSGGTTLFHGLDDRLLKELEQLASKDTPIKITAPPDRWFSTWIGASIVTSLSSFKQMWVTAADFKEFGSSVVQRRCF from the coding sequence ATGTTTAATCCGCACGCGTTAGACTCCCCGGCTGTGATTTTCGACAATGGCTCGGGGCTCTGCAAAGCGGGCCTGTCCGGGGAGTTTGGACCCCGGCATATCGTCAGCTCCATCGTGGGGCACCTGAAATTCCAGGCGCCCTCAGCGGGGGCCAACCAGAAGAAGTACTTTGTGGGGGAGGAGGCCCTGTACAAGCTCGAGGCCCTGCAGCTGCACTCCCCCATCGAGCGTGGCCTGATCACAGGGTGGGATGACATGGAGAGACTCTGGAAGCATCTCTTTGAGTGGGAGCTGGGTGTGAAACCCAGCGACCAGCCTCTGCTCGCGACGGAACCCTCCCTGAACCCCAGGGAGAACCGAGAGAAGATGGCGGAAGTCATGTTTGAGAACTTTGGCGTGCCCGCTTTCTACCTGTCGGACCAGGCGGTGCTGGCTCTCTACGCCTCGGCCTGCGTCACGGGCCTGGTGGTGGACAGCGGGGATGGGGTCACCTGCACTGTCCCCATCTTCGAGGGTTACTCCCTGCCCCACGCAGTCACCAAGCTCCACGTGGCGGGCAGGGACATCACGGAGCTCCTCACGCAGCTGCTCCTGGCCAGCGGCCACACCTTCTCCTGCGAGCTGGACAAGGGCCTGGTGGATGACATCAAAAAAAAGCTGTGCTACGTGGCCTTGGAGCCCGAGAAGGAGCTTTCCCGGAGGCCGGAGGAGGTCCTGAGGGAGTACAAGCTGCCCGACGGGAACATCATCAGCCTCGGGGACCCGCTGTACCAGGCGCCCGAGGCCCTGTTCACGCCCCAGCAGCTGGGCTGCCAGAGCCCCGGGCTTTCGCATATGGTCTCCAGCAGCATCACCAAGTGTGATGCCGACATCCAGAAGATCCTCTTTGGGGAGATCGTGCTGTCGGGGGGCACTACCCTGTTCCACGGGCTGGATGACCGGCTTCTCaaggagctggagcagctggccTCCAAGGACACTCCCATCAAGATCACGGCTCCCCCCGACCGGTGGTTCTCCACCTGGATTGGAGCCTCCATCGTCACCTCTCTGAGTAGCTTCAAGCAGATGTGGGTCACCGCCGCAGACTTCAAGGAGTTTGGGAGCTCCGTGGTGCAGAGAAGATGCTTCTGA